One segment of Deltaproteobacteria bacterium DNA contains the following:
- a CDS encoding chemotaxis protein CheW: protein MSPTPPQDQALLRRLAELEDELAKLRRQVQPERTRESLPAGRFSALTLNIGTELYAVPLAMVREVIRAVWITPVPEVSESILGAMNLRGRIIPVIDARKRVGISAPKLDLQTPIAILAPVTGEVGVVVDRVLDLISLDGDRLEVATGPLAAAQCVAAMAPGPDDEIIQILDLYQLLQPTYELELPEELPLQSPAPSPAADATPGKPPSKARAKAKSKSKKA from the coding sequence ATGTCCCCCACGCCCCCGCAGGACCAGGCGCTCTTGCGGCGCCTCGCGGAGCTCGAGGACGAGCTCGCGAAGCTGCGGCGCCAGGTGCAGCCCGAGCGCACCCGGGAGTCCCTGCCCGCCGGCCGCTTCTCGGCGCTCACCCTGAACATCGGTACCGAGCTCTACGCCGTGCCGCTGGCGATGGTCCGGGAGGTCATCCGGGCCGTGTGGATCACCCCCGTCCCGGAGGTCTCCGAGTCGATCCTGGGGGCGATGAACCTGCGCGGCCGGATCATCCCGGTGATCGACGCCCGCAAGCGGGTGGGCATCTCGGCCCCGAAGCTCGACCTGCAGACCCCGATCGCCATCCTCGCCCCCGTCACCGGGGAGGTCGGGGTCGTGGTCGATCGGGTGCTGGACCTGATCTCCCTCGACGGAGATCGCCTCGAGGTCGCGACCGGCCCCCTGGCCGCCGCCCAGTGCGTTGCCGCGATGGCGCCCGGCCCGGACGACGAGATCATCCAGATCCTGGACCTCTACCAGCTCCTCCAGCCCACCTATGAGCTCGAGCTCCCCGAGGAGCTCCCCCTGCAGTCCCCCGCGCCCTCCCCCGCCGCCGACGCGACCCCCGGGAAGCCCCCGTCCAAGGCCCGGGCGAAGGCGAAGAGCAAGTCGAAGAAGGCGTGA